Proteins encoded in a region of the Agromyces protaetiae genome:
- the nhaA gene encoding Na+/H+ antiporter NhaA: MSAPSATTNERSIRKAKHLGSGDRPAAALLLIFTLLAIVWANSPWGWTYEAFWDLHLEIGLGDLQLSASLHQVVNDAIMTLFFFVVGLEVKREFTIGELTDRSRAIVPVVAALAGLIVPALIFVAFTFSTGEAQAWGVVISTDTAFLLGALAIIGPKFPARLRTFLLTLAVVDDVGALLAIGVFYNSGIDVVPLAIAVVLMVALALVRFLRAGRGIAYAVLGIALWIAVAEAGIHPTLAGVAVALLIPVYPPRRSEVERTAELTQAFRESPNTKYAAAVARSLRESLSINDRLQAAWGPYISFLVLPLFALANAGVHLDPETLGAALVSPLTWGVVAGLVVGKFIGITGATALIRALGKGRLAPGLGMPRIAGGAALSGIGFTISLFIVTIALPDPEQQDLARVGVLGASVIAFGLGWLIFVVADRLSPPVAVGAVLARPVDPERDHIRGRVDAPYTIVEYGDYECPFCSRATGSIDAVREHFGDDIRYVWRHLPLESVHPHAKEAAQAAEAAGRQGKYFEMGHLLFAHQNELETDDLVEYARELGLDVDRFVEDLHSPKVVRRVEDDQLDAEMMDLHSTPTFFIGDRRHKGPYDSATLIRALEAQGAQGAQGAQGAQGAQDAPAPGATAEPPR; the protein is encoded by the coding sequence GTGAGCGCCCCCTCCGCCACGACGAACGAGCGCAGCATCCGGAAGGCGAAACACCTGGGCTCAGGTGATCGCCCGGCCGCGGCGCTGCTGCTCATCTTCACGTTGCTCGCCATCGTGTGGGCGAACTCGCCCTGGGGCTGGACGTACGAGGCGTTCTGGGACCTGCATCTGGAGATCGGGCTCGGCGACCTCCAGCTGAGCGCGTCGCTGCACCAGGTCGTGAACGACGCGATCATGACCCTGTTCTTCTTCGTCGTCGGCCTCGAGGTCAAGCGCGAGTTCACGATCGGCGAGCTCACCGACCGCTCCCGTGCCATCGTCCCGGTCGTCGCCGCGCTCGCCGGGCTGATCGTCCCGGCGCTCATCTTCGTGGCCTTCACCTTCTCGACCGGCGAGGCGCAGGCGTGGGGCGTGGTGATCTCGACCGACACCGCGTTCCTGCTCGGTGCGCTCGCGATCATCGGGCCGAAGTTCCCTGCGCGGCTCCGCACGTTCCTGCTCACGCTCGCGGTCGTCGATGACGTCGGCGCGCTGCTCGCGATCGGGGTCTTCTACAACTCGGGCATCGATGTCGTGCCGCTCGCGATCGCGGTCGTGCTCATGGTCGCCCTCGCGCTCGTGCGCTTCCTCCGGGCGGGCCGCGGCATCGCCTACGCCGTGCTCGGCATCGCGCTCTGGATCGCGGTCGCCGAGGCCGGCATCCACCCCACGCTCGCGGGCGTCGCGGTGGCCCTGCTCATCCCCGTGTACCCGCCGAGACGGAGCGAGGTCGAGCGCACCGCCGAACTCACCCAGGCATTCCGCGAGTCGCCGAACACCAAGTACGCGGCTGCGGTCGCCCGAAGTCTCCGTGAGTCGCTCTCGATCAACGACCGGCTGCAGGCGGCGTGGGGGCCGTACATCTCGTTCCTGGTGCTGCCGCTCTTCGCGCTCGCCAATGCCGGCGTGCATCTCGACCCAGAGACCCTCGGCGCCGCGCTCGTCTCCCCGCTCACCTGGGGCGTCGTCGCGGGCCTCGTGGTGGGCAAGTTCATCGGCATCACCGGCGCGACCGCGCTGATCAGGGCGCTCGGCAAGGGGCGGCTCGCGCCGGGGCTCGGGATGCCCCGCATCGCCGGCGGCGCGGCGCTGTCGGGCATCGGGTTCACCATCTCGCTGTTCATCGTGACGATCGCCCTGCCCGACCCCGAGCAGCAGGACCTCGCGAGAGTCGGTGTGCTCGGAGCATCCGTCATCGCCTTCGGCCTCGGCTGGCTGATCTTCGTGGTCGCCGACCGCCTGTCGCCGCCCGTCGCGGTCGGTGCGGTGCTCGCACGACCGGTCGACCCCGAGCGCGACCACATACGCGGCCGCGTTGACGCGCCGTACACGATCGTCGAGTACGGCGACTACGAGTGCCCGTTCTGCAGCCGGGCCACGGGCTCGATCGACGCGGTGCGCGAACACTTCGGCGATGACATCCGTTACGTCTGGCGCCACCTGCCGCTCGAGTCGGTGCATCCCCACGCGAAGGAGGCCGCGCAGGCGGCCGAGGCGGCGGGGCGGCAGGGCAAGTACTTCGAGATGGGGCACCTGCTCTTCGCCCATCAGAACGAGCTGGAGACCGACGACCTCGTGGAATACGCACGTGAACTCGGGCTCGACGTCGACCGGTTCGTCGAGGACCTGCACTCACCGAAGGTCGTGCGCCGCGTCGAGGACGATCAGCTCGACGCCGAGATGATGGACCTGCACTCCACGCCGACCTTCTTCATCGGCGACCGCCGGCACAAAGGCCCCTACGACTCGGCCACCCTCATCCGCGCGCTCGAGGCGCAGGGCGCGCAGGGGGCGCAGGGCGCGCAGGGGGCGCAGGGGGCGCAGGACGCGCCGGCGCCCGGCGCGACCGCCGAACCCCCGCGCTGA
- a CDS encoding 1-phosphofructokinase family hexose kinase: MNVPARQTGPRILTVTPNPAIDITYTVGRQTLGETVRVADVRRRPGGKGLNVARVLRTLGRDATSLQPLGGDAGDWIARTLAADGIPVAPCRIAGETRTTVAIVDGIAHPTLFAEPGPRVTAREWAGLCETVSRNAGPGDWVVVAGSFPPGIAATDVGALILAARSRGARVVVDTSGPPLLAAAAAGAAIVKANEQEMRDAVGGTDTHEALAQLGRHGSDVVVSRGSRGAAMRLADGTVHEQIAVPGVHGNPTGAGDAATAGLVAALADGRDPIIALRWAAVCGAAAVLSAVAGELDPALLPELGTRIGLAADSSPLPAGPERSPS; encoded by the coding sequence GTGAACGTCCCGGCACGGCAGACCGGGCCTCGCATCCTGACGGTCACGCCGAACCCGGCGATCGACATCACGTACACCGTCGGCCGGCAGACCCTGGGCGAGACCGTGCGCGTCGCCGACGTGCGCCGCCGGCCCGGCGGCAAGGGGCTCAACGTCGCCCGCGTGCTGCGCACGCTCGGACGCGACGCGACCTCGCTGCAGCCGCTCGGCGGCGACGCCGGCGACTGGATCGCACGCACCCTCGCAGCCGACGGGATCCCGGTCGCCCCCTGTCGCATCGCGGGCGAGACGCGCACGACGGTCGCGATCGTCGACGGCATCGCACACCCGACCCTCTTCGCCGAGCCCGGTCCGCGCGTGACCGCGCGGGAGTGGGCCGGGCTCTGCGAGACGGTGAGCCGGAACGCGGGCCCGGGCGACTGGGTCGTCGTGGCGGGGTCGTTCCCGCCCGGGATCGCGGCGACCGACGTCGGGGCGCTCATCCTGGCCGCACGGTCGCGCGGCGCCCGCGTCGTCGTCGATACGAGCGGGCCACCGCTGCTGGCCGCCGCCGCAGCCGGCGCCGCGATCGTGAAGGCGAACGAGCAGGAGATGCGCGACGCCGTGGGCGGGACCGACACCCACGAGGCGCTCGCGCAACTCGGCCGGCACGGATCGGACGTCGTGGTGTCGCGCGGCTCGCGAGGCGCCGCGATGCGGCTCGCCGACGGCACCGTCCACGAACAGATCGCCGTGCCCGGCGTCCACGGAAACCCCACGGGTGCCGGTGACGCCGCGACCGCGGGTCTCGTCGCGGCACTCGCGGACGGCCGCGACCCCATCATCGCCCTCCGGTGGGCTGCGGTATGCGGCGCCGCGGCCGTCCTCAGCGCCGTCGCCGGTGAGCTCGATCCCGCACTCCTGCCCGAGCTCGGCACGCGCATCGGGCTTGCCGCCGATTCCTCTCCTCTTCCGGCCGGACCCGAACGGAGCCCTTCGTGA
- a CDS encoding class II fructose-bisphosphate aldolase, whose translation MNTQTTLDLVSGARDRRTGVGAFNVVLLEHAEAIAEGAERSRRPVVFQISQNCVAYHGGLAPIALATLSIARSLSVPALVHLDHADDVELVHEAVGLGFDSVMFDASTLPYAENVRLTAEVAAFCHERGVLVEAELGEVGGKDGVHAPGVRTDPGDARAFVAATGVDWLAVAVGTSHAMTTREAAVDSDLIARIAAATRVPLVLHGSSGLPDEQLRAAVEAGMAKINVSTHLNVLFTDAVGTALEQGHVDPRKYVAPGREAVARETERLLGLLAFG comes from the coding sequence GTGAACACGCAGACCACGCTCGACCTCGTCTCAGGAGCGCGCGACAGGCGCACCGGGGTCGGCGCCTTCAACGTCGTGCTCCTCGAGCACGCCGAAGCGATCGCCGAAGGTGCCGAGCGGTCCCGGCGCCCCGTCGTCTTCCAGATCAGCCAGAACTGCGTCGCCTACCACGGCGGGCTCGCCCCCATCGCGCTGGCGACGCTCAGCATCGCCCGATCGCTGTCGGTGCCCGCACTCGTCCACCTCGACCACGCCGACGACGTCGAGCTCGTTCACGAAGCGGTCGGACTCGGCTTCGACAGCGTCATGTTCGACGCCTCGACCCTCCCGTACGCCGAGAACGTCAGGCTGACGGCCGAGGTCGCCGCCTTCTGTCACGAGCGCGGTGTGCTCGTGGAGGCGGAGCTCGGCGAGGTCGGCGGGAAGGACGGCGTGCACGCCCCGGGCGTCCGCACCGACCCGGGCGACGCCCGAGCGTTCGTGGCCGCCACCGGAGTCGACTGGCTCGCGGTCGCGGTCGGCACGTCGCACGCGATGACGACTCGCGAAGCGGCCGTCGACTCGGATCTCATTGCCCGCATCGCGGCGGCGACCAGGGTCCCACTCGTGCTGCACGGCTCTTCCGGCCTGCCCGACGAGCAGCTGCGTGCCGCGGTCGAGGCCGGGATGGCGAAGATCAACGTCTCAACCCACCTCAACGTGCTCTTCACGGACGCCGTAGGCACGGCGCTCGAACAGGGCCACGTCGATCCGCGGAAGTACGTCGCTCCCGGGCGCGAGGCCGTCGCGCGAGAGACCGAGCGCCTGCTCGGCCTGCTCGCGTTCGGCTGA